In a single window of the Gossypium hirsutum isolate 1008001.06 chromosome A13, Gossypium_hirsutum_v2.1, whole genome shotgun sequence genome:
- the LOC107938611 gene encoding transcriptional corepressor LEUNIG isoform X11 — MSQTNWEADKMLDVYIHDYLVKRDLKASAQAFQAEGKVSSDPVAIDAPGGFLFEWWSVFWDIFIARTNEKHSEVAASYIETQLIKAREQQQQQQQQQPQHQHQQQQQQQQLQMQQLLLQRHAQQQQQQQQQQQQQQQQQQQQQQQQQQQQQQQQQQQQQQQQQQQQQQQQQQQQQQQQPPQQSQQAQQPQQRRDGSQLLNGNTNGLVGNDTLIRQPAGTANAMATKMYEERLKLPHQRDSLDDAAMKQRYGDNAGQLLDPNHASILKPAAATGPPSGQVLHGTTGGMSPQVQARSQQLPGTTPDIKSEMNPVLNPRAAGPDGSLMGIPGSNQGGNNLTLKGWPLTGLDQLRGGILQPQKSFMQAPQPFHQLQMLTPQHQQLMLAQQNLTSPSGSDDNRRLRMLLNNNRTMGLGKDGLSNSVGDVVPNVSSLQAGSPLMPRGDTDILMKLKLAQLHQQQQQQQQLQQQQQQNSNSQQQQLQQHALSNQQSQSSNPSLHQQDKVGGGGSVTVDGSMSNSFRGNDQVSKNQNGRKRKQPVSSSGPANSSGTANTAGPSPSSAPSTPSTHTPGDVISMPAMPHSGSSSKPLMMFGAEGAGTLASPSNQLAEMDRFVEDGSLDDNVESFLSHDDTDPRDAVGRCFTFMEVNSVRASSSKVTCCHFSSDGKLLATGGHDKKAVLWYTDTLKLKSTLEEHSCLITDVRFSPSMSRLATSSFDKTVRVWEADSPGYSLRTFGGHSGNVMSLDFHPTKDDLICSCDGDGEIRYWSINNGSCARAFKGGTAPGTAQLRFQPRLGKYLAAAAENVVSILDTETQTCRHSLQQGHTKLIHSVCWDPSGELLASVSEDSVRVWSFASGSEGECVHELSCNGNKFHSCVFHPSFQSLLVIGCYQSLELWNMSENKTMTLSAHEGLIAALAVSPVTRLVSSASHDKFVKLWK; from the exons ATGTCTCAAACCAACTGGGAAGCTGATAAAAt GTTAGATGTATATATCCATGATTATTTAGTAAAGAGGGATTTAAAGGCTTCAGCTCAGGCTTTTCAAGCTGAAGGGAAAGTATCATCGGATCCTGTAG CTATCGATGCACCTGGAGGTTTTCTCTTTGAATGGTGGTCTGTTTTTTGGGATATATTCATTGCCAGGACTAATGAGAAGCATTCAGAGGTTGCTGCATCTTATATTGAG ACTCAATTGATTAAAGCACGGGAGCAGCAACAACAGCAACAGCAGCAGCAGCCTCAACATCAACATCAACAgcaacagcagcagcaacaacTGCAGATGCAACAGCTTTTATTGCAGAGGCATGCCCAACAACAGCAACAACAGCAGCAACAACAGCAGCAACAACAGCAACAGCAACagcaacagcagcagcagcaacagcAACAACAACAGCAACAGCAACAGCAACAGCAACAACAGCAGCAACAGCAGCAACAACAGCAGCAACAACAGCAACAGCAACAGCAGCAGCAGCCACCACAGCAGTCCCAGCAGGCACAACAGCCTCAGCAACGAAGGGACGGGTCTCAGCTCCTAAATGGCAATACAAATGGACTTGTTGGAAACGACACTCTCATACGTCAGCCTGCTGGAACTGCTAATGCCATGGCGACTAAGATGTATGAGGAAAGACTAAAATTGCCACATCAAAGGGATTCTTTGGATGATGCAGCTATGAAG CAAAGGTACGGTGACAATGCCGGCCAGCTCTTGGATCCAAATCATGCCTCGATATTGAAGCCTGCAGCTGCAACTGGTCCACCTTCCGG gcAAGTATTGCATGGTACAACTGGTGGTATGTCTCCGCAAGTTCAAGCTCGGAGTCAGCAATTGCCAGGAACAACACCG GATATAAAGAGTGAGATGAATCCAGTATTGAATCCTAGAGCTGCTGGTCCCGATGGATCTTTAATGGGAATTCCAG GGTCAAATCAAGGTGGTAATAATTTAACTTTGAAAGGATGGCCATTAACA GGACTGGACCAACTGCGCGGTGGGATCCTTCAGCCGCAAAAGTCTTTTATGCAAGCTCCTCAGCCCTTTCATCAACTTCAGATGTTGACACCACAGCACCAGCAACTCATGCTTGCTCAGCAGAATCTGACATCACCATCTGGCAGTGATGATAATAGAAGATTGAGAATGCTATTGAATAATAATCGGACCATGGGCCTCGGAAAGGATGGCCTTTCTAATTCTGTTGGTGATGTGGTTCCAAATGTATCATCTTTGCAGGCTGGCAGTCCTCTCATGCCTCGGGGAGATACAGATATTCTAATGAAG TTAAAATTAGCTCAGTTGCATCAGCagcaacagcagcagcagcaactGCAACAGCAACAGCAACAGAACAGTAACTCACAGCAACAACAGCTTCAGCAGCATGCACTTTCGAATCAACAGTCACAGAGTTCTAATCCGAGTTTACACCAACAAGATAAAGTTGGTGGAGGTGGAAGTGTCACTGTGGATGGGAGTATGTCAAACTCATTTCGAGGGAATGATCAG GTTTCAAAAAACCAGAatggaagaaagagaaaacaGCCAGTGTCTTCTTCAGGCCCTGCCAATAGCTCAGGGACAGCAAACACAGCTGGACCTTCGCCTAGTTCTGCACCTTCAACACCATCAACACACACTCCTGGAGATGTGATTTCAATGCCTGCAATGCCTCATAGTGGCAGTTCTTCCAAGCCTTTGATGATGTTTGGTGCTGAGGGTGCTGGTACACTTGCATCACCTTCAAATCAATTG GCTGAAATGGATCGATTTGTGGAGGATGGATCTCTTGATGATAACGTCGAGTCTTTTTTATCCCATGATGATACGGATCCTAGAGATGCCGTTGGCCGAT GTTTCACATTTATGGAAGTAAATTCTGTTCGAGCAAGCAGTAGCAAAGTTACTTGCTGCCATTTCTCGTCAGACGGAAAGTTACTAGCTACTGGTGGCCATGATAAAAAG GCTGTATTATGGTACACGGACACTTTGAAGCTGAAGTCTACGCTTGAAGAACATTCATGTTTAATTACTGATGTTCGTTTCAGCCCAAGCATGTCACGCCTTGCAACATCTTCATTTGACAAAACTGTCAGAGTCTGGGAAGCTGACAGT CCTGGTTATTCGCTTCGTACATTTGGGGGCCATTCTGGTAACGTTATGTCACTTGACTTCCATCCAACTAAGGATGACCTTATCTGCTCTTGTGATGGTGATGGTGAAATACGATACTGGAGTATCAACAACGGGAGCTGTGCAAGAGCTTTCAAG GGTGGTACGGCCCCTGGTACAGCCCAATTGAGATTTCAACCTCGCCTCGGAAAATATCTTGCTGCAGCTGCTGAGAATGTTGTATCTATACTGGACACCGAGACTCAAACTTGCCGGCACTCTTTACAG CAGGGACATACTAAACTGATCCATTCTGTATGCTGGGACCCTTCAGGTGAGCTTCTAGCATCCGTTAGTGAGGACTCTGTTCGAGTTTGGTCCTTTGCGTCAGGCAGTGAAGGGGAATGTGTTCACGAATTGAGCTGTAATGGCAACAAGTTCCACTCTTGTGTTTTCCATCCTTCGTTTCAATCACTGCTCGTTATTGGCTGTTACCAG TCTTTGGAGCTATGGAATATGTCGGAGAATAAGACCATGACATTGTCGGCTCATGAAGGACTCATTGCTGCATTGGCTGTATCACCAGTGACAAGGTTGGTTTCTTCCGCAAGTCATGACAAGTTCGTTAAACTGTGGAAGTGA
- the LOC107938611 gene encoding transcriptional corepressor LEUNIG isoform X12 codes for MSQTNWEADKMLDVYIHDYLVKRDLKASAQAFQAEGKVSSDPVAIDAPGGFLFEWWSVFWDIFIARTNEKHSEVAASYIETQLIKAREQQQQQQQQQPQHQHQQQQQQQQLQMQQLLLQRHAQQQQQQQQQQQQQQQQQQQQQQQQQQQQQQQQQQQQQQQQQQQQQQQQQQQQQQQQPPQQSQQAQQPQQRRDGSQLLNGNTNGLVGNDTLIRQPAGTANAMATKMYEERLKLPHQRDSLDDAAMKQRYGDNAGQLLDPNHASILKPAAATGPPSGQVLHGTTGGMSPQVQARSQQLPGTTPDIKSEMNPVLNPRAAGPDGSLMGIPGSNQGGNNLTLKGWPLTGLDQLRGGILQPQKSFMQAPQPFHQLQMLTPQHQQLMLAQQNLTSPSGSDDNRRLRMLLNNNRTMGLGKDGLSNSVGDVVPNVSSLQAGSPLMPRGDTDILMKLKLAQLHQQQQQQQQLQQQQQQNSNSQQQQLQQHALSNQQSQSSNPSLHQQDKVGGGGSVTVDGSMSNSFRGNDQVSKNQNGRKRKQPVSSSGPANSSGTANTAGPSPSSAPSTPSTHTPGDVISMPAMPHSGSSSKPLMMFGAEGAGTLASPSNQLAEMDRFVEDGSLDDNVESFLSHDDTDPRDAVGRCFTFMEVNSVRASSSKVTCCHFSSDGKLLATGGHDKKAVLWYTDTLKLKSTLEEHSCLITDVRFSPSMSRLATSSFDKTVRVWEADSPGYSLRTFGGHSGNVMSLDFHPTKDDLICSCDGDGEIRYWSINNGSCARAFKGGTAPGTAQLRFQPRLGKYLAAAAENVVSILDTETQTCRHSLQGHTKLIHSVCWDPSGELLASVSEDSVRVWSFASGSEGECVHELSCNGNKFHSCVFHPSFQSLLVIGCYQSLELWNMSENKTMTLSAHEGLIAALAVSPVTRLVSSASHDKFVKLWK; via the exons ATGTCTCAAACCAACTGGGAAGCTGATAAAAt GTTAGATGTATATATCCATGATTATTTAGTAAAGAGGGATTTAAAGGCTTCAGCTCAGGCTTTTCAAGCTGAAGGGAAAGTATCATCGGATCCTGTAG CTATCGATGCACCTGGAGGTTTTCTCTTTGAATGGTGGTCTGTTTTTTGGGATATATTCATTGCCAGGACTAATGAGAAGCATTCAGAGGTTGCTGCATCTTATATTGAG ACTCAATTGATTAAAGCACGGGAGCAGCAACAACAGCAACAGCAGCAGCAGCCTCAACATCAACATCAACAgcaacagcagcagcaacaacTGCAGATGCAACAGCTTTTATTGCAGAGGCATGCCCAACAACAGCAACAACAGCAGCAACAACAGCAGCAACAACAGCAACAGCAACagcaacagcagcagcagcaacagcAACAACAACAGCAACAGCAACAGCAACAGCAACAACAGCAGCAACAGCAGCAACAACAGCAGCAACAACAGCAACAGCAACAGCAGCAGCAGCCACCACAGCAGTCCCAGCAGGCACAACAGCCTCAGCAACGAAGGGACGGGTCTCAGCTCCTAAATGGCAATACAAATGGACTTGTTGGAAACGACACTCTCATACGTCAGCCTGCTGGAACTGCTAATGCCATGGCGACTAAGATGTATGAGGAAAGACTAAAATTGCCACATCAAAGGGATTCTTTGGATGATGCAGCTATGAAG CAAAGGTACGGTGACAATGCCGGCCAGCTCTTGGATCCAAATCATGCCTCGATATTGAAGCCTGCAGCTGCAACTGGTCCACCTTCCGG gcAAGTATTGCATGGTACAACTGGTGGTATGTCTCCGCAAGTTCAAGCTCGGAGTCAGCAATTGCCAGGAACAACACCG GATATAAAGAGTGAGATGAATCCAGTATTGAATCCTAGAGCTGCTGGTCCCGATGGATCTTTAATGGGAATTCCAG GGTCAAATCAAGGTGGTAATAATTTAACTTTGAAAGGATGGCCATTAACA GGACTGGACCAACTGCGCGGTGGGATCCTTCAGCCGCAAAAGTCTTTTATGCAAGCTCCTCAGCCCTTTCATCAACTTCAGATGTTGACACCACAGCACCAGCAACTCATGCTTGCTCAGCAGAATCTGACATCACCATCTGGCAGTGATGATAATAGAAGATTGAGAATGCTATTGAATAATAATCGGACCATGGGCCTCGGAAAGGATGGCCTTTCTAATTCTGTTGGTGATGTGGTTCCAAATGTATCATCTTTGCAGGCTGGCAGTCCTCTCATGCCTCGGGGAGATACAGATATTCTAATGAAG TTAAAATTAGCTCAGTTGCATCAGCagcaacagcagcagcagcaactGCAACAGCAACAGCAACAGAACAGTAACTCACAGCAACAACAGCTTCAGCAGCATGCACTTTCGAATCAACAGTCACAGAGTTCTAATCCGAGTTTACACCAACAAGATAAAGTTGGTGGAGGTGGAAGTGTCACTGTGGATGGGAGTATGTCAAACTCATTTCGAGGGAATGATCAG GTTTCAAAAAACCAGAatggaagaaagagaaaacaGCCAGTGTCTTCTTCAGGCCCTGCCAATAGCTCAGGGACAGCAAACACAGCTGGACCTTCGCCTAGTTCTGCACCTTCAACACCATCAACACACACTCCTGGAGATGTGATTTCAATGCCTGCAATGCCTCATAGTGGCAGTTCTTCCAAGCCTTTGATGATGTTTGGTGCTGAGGGTGCTGGTACACTTGCATCACCTTCAAATCAATTG GCTGAAATGGATCGATTTGTGGAGGATGGATCTCTTGATGATAACGTCGAGTCTTTTTTATCCCATGATGATACGGATCCTAGAGATGCCGTTGGCCGAT GTTTCACATTTATGGAAGTAAATTCTGTTCGAGCAAGCAGTAGCAAAGTTACTTGCTGCCATTTCTCGTCAGACGGAAAGTTACTAGCTACTGGTGGCCATGATAAAAAG GCTGTATTATGGTACACGGACACTTTGAAGCTGAAGTCTACGCTTGAAGAACATTCATGTTTAATTACTGATGTTCGTTTCAGCCCAAGCATGTCACGCCTTGCAACATCTTCATTTGACAAAACTGTCAGAGTCTGGGAAGCTGACAGT CCTGGTTATTCGCTTCGTACATTTGGGGGCCATTCTGGTAACGTTATGTCACTTGACTTCCATCCAACTAAGGATGACCTTATCTGCTCTTGTGATGGTGATGGTGAAATACGATACTGGAGTATCAACAACGGGAGCTGTGCAAGAGCTTTCAAG GGTGGTACGGCCCCTGGTACAGCCCAATTGAGATTTCAACCTCGCCTCGGAAAATATCTTGCTGCAGCTGCTGAGAATGTTGTATCTATACTGGACACCGAGACTCAAACTTGCCGGCACTCTTTACAG GGACATACTAAACTGATCCATTCTGTATGCTGGGACCCTTCAGGTGAGCTTCTAGCATCCGTTAGTGAGGACTCTGTTCGAGTTTGGTCCTTTGCGTCAGGCAGTGAAGGGGAATGTGTTCACGAATTGAGCTGTAATGGCAACAAGTTCCACTCTTGTGTTTTCCATCCTTCGTTTCAATCACTGCTCGTTATTGGCTGTTACCAG TCTTTGGAGCTATGGAATATGTCGGAGAATAAGACCATGACATTGTCGGCTCATGAAGGACTCATTGCTGCATTGGCTGTATCACCAGTGACAAGGTTGGTTTCTTCCGCAAGTCATGACAAGTTCGTTAAACTGTGGAAGTGA
- the LOC107938611 gene encoding transcriptional corepressor LEUNIG isoform X5 produces MSQTNWEADKMLDVYIHDYLVKRDLKASAQAFQAEGKVSSDPVAIDAPGGFLFEWWSVFWDIFIARTNEKHSEVAASYIETQLIKAREQQQQQQQQQPQHQHQQQQQQQQLQMQQLLLQRHAQQQQQQQQQQQQQQQQQQQQQQQQQQQQQQQQQQQQQQQQQQQQQQQQQQQQQQQQPPQQSQQAQQPQQRRDGSQLLNGNTNGLVGNDTLIRQPAGTANAMATKMYEERLKLPHQRDSLDDAAMKQRYGDNAGQLLDPNHASILKPAAATGPPSGQVLHGTTGGMSPQVQARSQQLPGTTPDIKSEMNPVLNPRAAGPDGSLMGIPGSNQGGNNLTLKGWPLTGLDQLRGGILQPQKSFMQAPQPFHQLQMLTPQHQQLMLAQQNLTSPSGSDDNRRLRMLLNNNRTMGLGKDGLSNSVGDVVPNVSSLQAGSPLMPRGDTDILMKLKLAQLHQQQQQQQQLQQQQQQNSNSQQQQLQQHALSNQQSQSSNPSLHQQDKVGGGGSVTVDGSMSNSFRGNDQVSKNQNGRKRKQPVSSSGPANSSGTANTAGPSPSSAPSTPSTHTPGDVISMPAMPHSGSSSKPLMMFGAEGAGTLASPSNQLWDDKDLELQAEMDRFVEDGSLDDNVESFLSHDDTDPRDAVGRCFTFMEVNSVRASSSKVTCCHFSSDGKLLATGGHDKKAVLWYTDTLKLKSTLEEHSCLITDVRFSPSMSRLATSSFDKTVRVWEADSPGYSLRTFGGHSGNVMSLDFHPTKDDLICSCDGDGEIRYWSINNGSCARAFKGGTAPGTAQLRFQPRLGKYLAAAAENVVSILDTETQTCRHSLQQGHTKLIHSVCWDPSGELLASVSEDSVRVWSFASGSEGECVHELSCNGNKFHSCVFHPSFQSLLVIGCYQSLELWNMSENKTMTLSAHEGLIAALAVSPVTRLVSSASHDKFVKLWK; encoded by the exons ATGTCTCAAACCAACTGGGAAGCTGATAAAAt GTTAGATGTATATATCCATGATTATTTAGTAAAGAGGGATTTAAAGGCTTCAGCTCAGGCTTTTCAAGCTGAAGGGAAAGTATCATCGGATCCTGTAG CTATCGATGCACCTGGAGGTTTTCTCTTTGAATGGTGGTCTGTTTTTTGGGATATATTCATTGCCAGGACTAATGAGAAGCATTCAGAGGTTGCTGCATCTTATATTGAG ACTCAATTGATTAAAGCACGGGAGCAGCAACAACAGCAACAGCAGCAGCAGCCTCAACATCAACATCAACAgcaacagcagcagcaacaacTGCAGATGCAACAGCTTTTATTGCAGAGGCATGCCCAACAACAGCAACAACAGCAGCAACAACAGCAGCAACAACAGCAACAGCAACagcaacagcagcagcagcaacagcAACAACAACAGCAACAGCAACAGCAACAGCAACAACAGCAGCAACAGCAGCAACAACAGCAGCAACAACAGCAACAGCAACAGCAGCAGCAGCCACCACAGCAGTCCCAGCAGGCACAACAGCCTCAGCAACGAAGGGACGGGTCTCAGCTCCTAAATGGCAATACAAATGGACTTGTTGGAAACGACACTCTCATACGTCAGCCTGCTGGAACTGCTAATGCCATGGCGACTAAGATGTATGAGGAAAGACTAAAATTGCCACATCAAAGGGATTCTTTGGATGATGCAGCTATGAAG CAAAGGTACGGTGACAATGCCGGCCAGCTCTTGGATCCAAATCATGCCTCGATATTGAAGCCTGCAGCTGCAACTGGTCCACCTTCCGG gcAAGTATTGCATGGTACAACTGGTGGTATGTCTCCGCAAGTTCAAGCTCGGAGTCAGCAATTGCCAGGAACAACACCG GATATAAAGAGTGAGATGAATCCAGTATTGAATCCTAGAGCTGCTGGTCCCGATGGATCTTTAATGGGAATTCCAG GGTCAAATCAAGGTGGTAATAATTTAACTTTGAAAGGATGGCCATTAACA GGACTGGACCAACTGCGCGGTGGGATCCTTCAGCCGCAAAAGTCTTTTATGCAAGCTCCTCAGCCCTTTCATCAACTTCAGATGTTGACACCACAGCACCAGCAACTCATGCTTGCTCAGCAGAATCTGACATCACCATCTGGCAGTGATGATAATAGAAGATTGAGAATGCTATTGAATAATAATCGGACCATGGGCCTCGGAAAGGATGGCCTTTCTAATTCTGTTGGTGATGTGGTTCCAAATGTATCATCTTTGCAGGCTGGCAGTCCTCTCATGCCTCGGGGAGATACAGATATTCTAATGAAG TTAAAATTAGCTCAGTTGCATCAGCagcaacagcagcagcagcaactGCAACAGCAACAGCAACAGAACAGTAACTCACAGCAACAACAGCTTCAGCAGCATGCACTTTCGAATCAACAGTCACAGAGTTCTAATCCGAGTTTACACCAACAAGATAAAGTTGGTGGAGGTGGAAGTGTCACTGTGGATGGGAGTATGTCAAACTCATTTCGAGGGAATGATCAG GTTTCAAAAAACCAGAatggaagaaagagaaaacaGCCAGTGTCTTCTTCAGGCCCTGCCAATAGCTCAGGGACAGCAAACACAGCTGGACCTTCGCCTAGTTCTGCACCTTCAACACCATCAACACACACTCCTGGAGATGTGATTTCAATGCCTGCAATGCCTCATAGTGGCAGTTCTTCCAAGCCTTTGATGATGTTTGGTGCTGAGGGTGCTGGTACACTTGCATCACCTTCAAATCAATTG TGGGATGATAAAGATCTTGAATTGCAGGCTGAAATGGATCGATTTGTGGAGGATGGATCTCTTGATGATAACGTCGAGTCTTTTTTATCCCATGATGATACGGATCCTAGAGATGCCGTTGGCCGAT GTTTCACATTTATGGAAGTAAATTCTGTTCGAGCAAGCAGTAGCAAAGTTACTTGCTGCCATTTCTCGTCAGACGGAAAGTTACTAGCTACTGGTGGCCATGATAAAAAG GCTGTATTATGGTACACGGACACTTTGAAGCTGAAGTCTACGCTTGAAGAACATTCATGTTTAATTACTGATGTTCGTTTCAGCCCAAGCATGTCACGCCTTGCAACATCTTCATTTGACAAAACTGTCAGAGTCTGGGAAGCTGACAGT CCTGGTTATTCGCTTCGTACATTTGGGGGCCATTCTGGTAACGTTATGTCACTTGACTTCCATCCAACTAAGGATGACCTTATCTGCTCTTGTGATGGTGATGGTGAAATACGATACTGGAGTATCAACAACGGGAGCTGTGCAAGAGCTTTCAAG GGTGGTACGGCCCCTGGTACAGCCCAATTGAGATTTCAACCTCGCCTCGGAAAATATCTTGCTGCAGCTGCTGAGAATGTTGTATCTATACTGGACACCGAGACTCAAACTTGCCGGCACTCTTTACAG CAGGGACATACTAAACTGATCCATTCTGTATGCTGGGACCCTTCAGGTGAGCTTCTAGCATCCGTTAGTGAGGACTCTGTTCGAGTTTGGTCCTTTGCGTCAGGCAGTGAAGGGGAATGTGTTCACGAATTGAGCTGTAATGGCAACAAGTTCCACTCTTGTGTTTTCCATCCTTCGTTTCAATCACTGCTCGTTATTGGCTGTTACCAG TCTTTGGAGCTATGGAATATGTCGGAGAATAAGACCATGACATTGTCGGCTCATGAAGGACTCATTGCTGCATTGGCTGTATCACCAGTGACAAGGTTGGTTTCTTCCGCAAGTCATGACAAGTTCGTTAAACTGTGGAAGTGA